Proteins encoded together in one Bombus vancouverensis nearcticus chromosome 14, iyBomVanc1_principal, whole genome shotgun sequence window:
- the LOC117154320 gene encoding uncharacterized protein LOC117154320 isoform X2, with protein MSQNRCFITSIVNGQPKSCPTCVNINIPIISGSKRTCSGKSNDAKNPLVGFWHSEEYQADQKEFITMESADTTHLPCGAWTYEAIQIDGSNERLQDTGSASDNFRYHRIDPMCMNIRLCIFWFLWALLIVMIILSILFHCCFAWKPCYDATINITDT; from the exons ATGTCACAGAATCGTTGTTTTATAACATCGATCGTTAACGGTCAGCCTAAATCGTGCCCCACTTGTGTAAACATAAATATTCCTATCATATCGGGAAGCAAACGAACGTGCAGCGGAAAAAGTAATGATGCGAAAAATCCGTTAGTTGGTTTTTGGCATAGTGAAGAGTACCAAGCGGATCAGAAGGAATTTATAACAATGGAATCAGCAGATACTACTCACCTTCCCTGCGGTGCATGGACGTACGAGGCTATACAAATCGATGGATCTAACGAAAGATTACAAGACACAG GATCAGCAAGCGATAATTTTAGATACCACCGAATCGATCCAATGTGTATGAATATTCGTTTGTGTATATTTTGGTTTTTATGGGCATTGTTGATAGTAATgattattttatctattttatttcacTGCTGTTTTGCATGGAAACCATGCTACGATGCTACTATAaatataacagataca TAA
- the LOC117154320 gene encoding uncharacterized protein LOC117154320 isoform X1 — MSQNRCFITSIVNGQPKSCPTCVNINIPIISGSKRTCSGKSNDAKNPLVGFWHSEEYQADQKEFITMESADTTHLPCGAWTYEAIQIDGSNERLQDTGSASDNFRYHRIDPMCMNIRLCIFWFLWALLIVMIILSILFHCCFAWKPCYDATINITDTVSI; from the exons ATGTCACAGAATCGTTGTTTTATAACATCGATCGTTAACGGTCAGCCTAAATCGTGCCCCACTTGTGTAAACATAAATATTCCTATCATATCGGGAAGCAAACGAACGTGCAGCGGAAAAAGTAATGATGCGAAAAATCCGTTAGTTGGTTTTTGGCATAGTGAAGAGTACCAAGCGGATCAGAAGGAATTTATAACAATGGAATCAGCAGATACTACTCACCTTCCCTGCGGTGCATGGACGTACGAGGCTATACAAATCGATGGATCTAACGAAAGATTACAAGACACAG GATCAGCAAGCGATAATTTTAGATACCACCGAATCGATCCAATGTGTATGAATATTCGTTTGTGTATATTTTGGTTTTTATGGGCATTGTTGATAGTAATgattattttatctattttatttcacTGCTGTTTTGCATGGAAACCATGCTACGATGCTACTATAaatataacagatacagtaagTATTTGA